In Anoplopoma fimbria isolate UVic2021 breed Golden Eagle Sablefish chromosome 12, Afim_UVic_2022, whole genome shotgun sequence, one DNA window encodes the following:
- the LOC129099494 gene encoding calcium-independent phospholipase A2-gamma-like, with protein sequence MGRYLSINLCSIQIQENLETMSPTREKNRRLKRRQMQNTYIMNSTETEMSQVKSGADQPKLETNNISSNWEEGYLHFRRHINKYFGAKVTKEIDQDQNRREQLPVETSNTYKKHFSAQSTSQTHGVMSQPKQNGPIIHETGSLFHSSCDTTNFGENYFQTAGHINKYFKGQSGLDEDTDGHLLTKMGPGSATSERLKTVSFMDCLFNPTSAIPDLLGAYLKLGPLNQTSKPAMTSTETRLNKKLVLSRRQAEEMTRGLIGTLSQASSSEALTACTEALNEHLICYPSCKAVMWQERTAVTLLRKRRTYRDNQLLQNALRESLALIGYVDPVKGCGIRVLSIDGGGTRGVVPLQVLKLLEAQTGRKIHQLFDYICGVSTGAVLAFMLGLAHFSLEECADMYRRFGSEVFRQNPLVGTVKMGWSHSYYNTETWETILREKLGNRVLIKTAGDELSPKVSAVSTVVNWGTSPKAFVFRNYNHKPGSLSRYAGGSLCQMWEAVRASSAAPGYFQEFPLQSDIHQDGGLILNNPCALAVHESRLLWPNQPFQCVLSLGTGRYDNAKRGPATSTSLRAKISNLISSATDTEGVHTLLDELLAPDVYFRFNPMLSALVSLDESRPKALDQLQRDTQNYLERNRPKLARLCLVLGPERSAASKTKDWMSERAWEMKQRWV encoded by the exons ATGGGTCGCTACCTCAGCATCAACTTGTGTTCAA TTCAAATACAGGAGAATTTGGAAACTATGTCACCcacaagagagaaaaacagaaggcTTAAGAGGAGACAAATGCAAAACACTTACATCATGAATTCTACAGAAACGGAAATGTCTCAAGTCAAATCAGGTGCCGATCAGCCAAAACTGGAAACTAACAATATCTCCAGCAACTGGGAGGAGGGCTACCTCCATTTTCGAAGACACATCAATAAATACTTTGGTGCCAAAGTTACCAAAGAAATTGATCAAGATCAGAATAGGAGAGAACAGCTTCCTGTAGAAACGAGCAACACttacaaaaaacacttttcagcACAATCTACCTCACAAACCCATGGTGTCATGTCACAACCTAAGCAAAACGGACCTATCATCCATGAAACAGGAAGCCTTTTCCACAGCAGCTGTGATACCACTAACTTCGGAGAGAACTATTTCCAAACGGCTGGCCACATCAATAAGTATTTCAAGGGTCAAAGTGGATTGGATGAGGACACTGATGGACATCTCTTAACAAAGATGGGCCCTGGATCTGCTACCTCTGAGAGACTAAAGACTGTGTCCTTTATGGACTGCCTTTTCAACCCCACAAGTGCTATCCCTGACTTGCTCGGTGCTTATCTGAAACTGGGCCCCTTGAATCAGACTAGTAAGCCTGCCATGACTTCAACAGAGACTAGGCTGAATAAAAAG ctggTATTGAGTCGGAGGCAGGCAGAGGAAATGACACGGGGGTTGATTGGCACTCTGTCACAGGCTTCGTCTTCAGAAGCTCTGACTGCCTGCACGGAGGCACTAAATGAACACCTAATCTGTTACCCATCATGCAAAGCTGTAATGTGGCAG GAGAGAACTGCAGTCACATTGTTGAGAAAGCGACGGACCTACAGAGATAACCAGCTACTTCAGAACGCCCTAAGAGAAAGCTTGGCTCTAATCGGCTATGTGGATCCAGTCAAAGGTTGTGGCATAAGGGTGCTCTCAATTGACGGTGGCGGCACAAG AGGTGTGGTGCCTTTGCAGGTATTAAAGCTACTGGAAGCTCAAACAGGCAGGAAGATCCATCAGCTGTTTGACTACATCTGTGGAGTGAGCACAG GTGCCGTTCTAGCCTTCATGCTGGGTCTTGCCCATTTTTCTCTAGAGGAGTGTGCTGACATGTATCGTCGCTTTGGCTCGGAAGTGTTTCGACAGAACCCGCTGGTTGGCACTGTGAAGATGGGCTGGAGTCACTCTTACTATAACACTGAGACCTGGGAGACAATACTACG AGAAAAGCTGGGAAATAGAGTACTTATCAAAACAGCTGGAGATGAGTTGAGTCCCAAG GTCTCAGCAGTCAGCACTGTGGTAAACTGGGGTACCAGTCCAAAGGCCTTCGTCTTCCGCAACTACAACCACAAACCAGGCTCTCTCAGCCGCTACGCAGGAGGCTCGCTTTGCCAGATGTGGGAGGCAGTGAGAGCATCATCAGCCGCCCCAGGGTACTTCCAGGAGTTCCCCTTACAAAGTGACATTCACCAG GATGGAGGACTTATCTTGAACAATCCCTGTGCCTTGGCTGTCCATGAGAGCCGTCTATTGTGGCCCAACCAGCCCTTCCAGTGTGTGCTGTCCCTTGGCACTGGTCGCTATGACAATGCTAAGAGGGGACCTGCCACCTCCACCAGCCTGCGGGCCAAAATCAGCAACCTGATCAGCAGTGCTACTGACACTGAAGGGGTCCACACCCTTTTGGACGAACTGCTGGCTCCAGACGTGTATTTCCGCTTCAACCCCATGTTGAGCGCTCTGGTGTCCCTGGATGAGAGCCGGCCGAAGGCCCTGGACCAGCTGCAGAGGGACACCCAGAACTACCTAGAGAGAAACCGTCCCAAACTGGCAAGGCTCTGTTTGGTGCTCGGGCCGGAGCGCTCAGCTGCGAGCAAAACTAAGGACTGGATGAGTGAGAGGGCCTGGGAGATGAAGCAGAGATGGGTGTGA
- the LOC129099706 gene encoding uncharacterized protein LOC129099706: protein MLSQMRARLVPGLTRLPSCLTSTSSSTAAIRATPARCTHHQHRTCSSQSAGVKVLYDGLCPICVTEIKFLQFLQRNRPGKVDFVDISLPGYDGEKHKDVSYEMAMEEMHVIDEKDKVHRGIPAFAVMYSAVGLGWLGSLMMWSPVRPFMDKSYAVFARNRLKWTGRGEECTKGRCEKKTN, encoded by the exons ATGTTATCCCAAATGAGAGCACGCTTGGTTCCGGGTTTGACCAGATTGCCCAGCTGTTTAACGTCGACGTCCAGCTCCACAGCGGCTATTAGAGCGACGCCAGCCCGCTGCACACATCATCAACACCGGACCTGCAGCTCTCAGTCTGCAGGGGTCAAG GTGCTGTATGATGGACTTTGTCCCATATGTGTGACGGAGATCAAGTTCCTCCAGTTTCTGCAGAGAAACCGGCCTGGGAAAGTCGATTTTGTTGATATTTCCCTGCCAGGCTACGATGGAGAGAAACACAAGGATGTCAGCTACGAGATGGCCATGGAGGAAATGCATGTGATCGATGAGAAAGACAAG GTTCATCGTGGGATACCAGCTTTTGCAGTCATGTACAGTGCAGTTGGCCTTGGCTGGCTGGGTTCCCTCATGATGTGGTCCCCTGTGAGACCCTTCATGGACAAGTCCTATGCTGTCTTTGCCAGGAATCGCTTAAAGTGGACCGGGCGTGGGGAAGAATGCACCAAAGGACgctgtgaaaagaaaacaaattga
- the LOC129099704 gene encoding monocarboxylate transporter 2-like isoform X1, translating to MCYTSSVGSKMPPAAATKLGHTPPDGGWGWAVVFGAFISIGFSYAFPKSLTIYFKEIQEYFSVSYSEIAWLSSVMLASMYAGGPVSSILVNRYGSRPVVMVGGLMVSAGMVLASFGRTIMHLYFCVGVIGGFGLAFNLQPALTIIGTYFQVKRPLANGLAMTGSPVILFTLAPLNQFLFDSFGWRGSFLILGSIVLNCCVAGALMRPVNKNIQPKPKTDPPERNGAAAEEAATSDTSEQSADLLTGEKQEESKSQGCVQKFIDLSLFKHRGFLIYLVGNVVMFFGFFAPVVFMAPYAKHQGVDEYSAAFLLSIFALVDMFVRPATGFIGNTKWIRPRIQYFFSFAVAFNGVCHILCPLLPGYAGLVGYAVIFGVAFGMVCALLFEVLMDLVGAHRFSSAVGLVTIVECGPVLLGPPMSGALVDIFGDYKYMYYACGVMMLVPGIYFFIMHYFNYKKLDEEQRQSVAVEMRTCEEAVQLKMSQDGNIAHETDG from the exons ATGTGTTACACAAGCT CCGTTGGATCAAAGATGCCCCCTGCAGCAGCAACCAAACTGGGCCACACACCGCCAGATGGAGGCTGGGGCTGGGCTGTTGTCTTTGGCGCTTTCATCTCCATAGGATTCTCCTATGCCTTTCCAAAGTCCCTCACCATCTACTTTAAGGAGATTCAGGAATATTTTTCGGTCTCCTACAGCGAGATTGCCTGGCTGTCCTCAGTCATGCTCGCTTCTATGTATGCAGGAG GACCTGTGAGCAGCATACTAGTCAACCGCTATGGCAGCAGACCTGTGGTCATGGTCGGTGGGCTCATGGTTAGCGCTGGCATGGTGCTTGCTTCTTTTGGCAGGACTATCATGCATCTGTATTTTTGCGTTGGAGTTATTGGTg GTTTTGGACTCGCCTTCAACCTACAGCCGGCCCTTACTATCATAGGTACCTACTTCCAGGTGAAAAGGCCTTTGGCGAACGGGCTCGCCATGACAGGAAGTCCAGTTATTCTATTCACTCTGGCTCCTCTCAACCAGTTTCTGTTTGATTCTTTTGGCTGGAGAGGGAGCTTCCTCATCCTGGGATCCATTGTTTTGAACTGCTGTGTGGCTGGCGCTTTGATGAGACCAGTCAATAAAAATATCCAACCAAAACCAAAGACTGACCCACCAGAGCGTAATGGGGCAGCCGCTGAGGAAGCGGCTACTTCAGACACCAGTGAGCAGTCTGCTGACCTCCTGactggagaaaaacaagaggagagcaAGAGTCAGGGCTGTGTGCAGAAATTCATAGATCTCTCACTTTTCAAACACCGGGGCTTCCTCATTTATCTCGTCGGTAATGTGGtcatgttttttgggtttttcgCGCCAGTTGTCTTTATGGCTCCGTATGCAAAACATCAAGGGGTTGATGAATATTCAGCAGCTTTCTTGCTTTCCATTTTTGCTCTGGTGGACATGTTTGTCAGACCAGCAACTGGCTTCATTGGCAACACCAAGTGGATACGGCCACGGATCCAATACTTTTTCAGTTTTGCAGTTGCATTCAATGGTGTGTGCCACATTTTATGCCCACTGTTACCTGGATATGCGGGTCTGGTTGGGTACGCTGTCATCTTTGGTGTGGCGTTTGGGATGGTTTGTGCACTGCTTTTTGAAGTTCTGATGGACCTTGTTGGAGCTCATCGCTTCTCAAGTGCAGTTGGGCTTGTCACCATTGTCGAGTGTGGACCAGTGCTTCTTGGACCTCCAATGTCAG GAGCTCTGGTTGATATTTTCGGGGACTACAAATACATGTACTATGCGTGCGGAGTGATGATGCTGGTGCCTGGCATATATTTCTTCATCATGCATTACTTCAACTACAAGAAACTGGACGAGGAGCAGCGGCAGAGCGTGGCTGTGGAGATGAGGACTTGTGAAGAGGCAGTACAACTTAAAATGAGCCAGGACGGTAACATAGCACATGAAACAGATGGATGA
- the LOC129099704 gene encoding monocarboxylate transporter 2-like isoform X2, translated as MPPAAATKLGHTPPDGGWGWAVVFGAFISIGFSYAFPKSLTIYFKEIQEYFSVSYSEIAWLSSVMLASMYAGGPVSSILVNRYGSRPVVMVGGLMVSAGMVLASFGRTIMHLYFCVGVIGGFGLAFNLQPALTIIGTYFQVKRPLANGLAMTGSPVILFTLAPLNQFLFDSFGWRGSFLILGSIVLNCCVAGALMRPVNKNIQPKPKTDPPERNGAAAEEAATSDTSEQSADLLTGEKQEESKSQGCVQKFIDLSLFKHRGFLIYLVGNVVMFFGFFAPVVFMAPYAKHQGVDEYSAAFLLSIFALVDMFVRPATGFIGNTKWIRPRIQYFFSFAVAFNGVCHILCPLLPGYAGLVGYAVIFGVAFGMVCALLFEVLMDLVGAHRFSSAVGLVTIVECGPVLLGPPMSGALVDIFGDYKYMYYACGVMMLVPGIYFFIMHYFNYKKLDEEQRQSVAVEMRTCEEAVQLKMSQDGNIAHETDG; from the exons ATGCCCCCTGCAGCAGCAACCAAACTGGGCCACACACCGCCAGATGGAGGCTGGGGCTGGGCTGTTGTCTTTGGCGCTTTCATCTCCATAGGATTCTCCTATGCCTTTCCAAAGTCCCTCACCATCTACTTTAAGGAGATTCAGGAATATTTTTCGGTCTCCTACAGCGAGATTGCCTGGCTGTCCTCAGTCATGCTCGCTTCTATGTATGCAGGAG GACCTGTGAGCAGCATACTAGTCAACCGCTATGGCAGCAGACCTGTGGTCATGGTCGGTGGGCTCATGGTTAGCGCTGGCATGGTGCTTGCTTCTTTTGGCAGGACTATCATGCATCTGTATTTTTGCGTTGGAGTTATTGGTg GTTTTGGACTCGCCTTCAACCTACAGCCGGCCCTTACTATCATAGGTACCTACTTCCAGGTGAAAAGGCCTTTGGCGAACGGGCTCGCCATGACAGGAAGTCCAGTTATTCTATTCACTCTGGCTCCTCTCAACCAGTTTCTGTTTGATTCTTTTGGCTGGAGAGGGAGCTTCCTCATCCTGGGATCCATTGTTTTGAACTGCTGTGTGGCTGGCGCTTTGATGAGACCAGTCAATAAAAATATCCAACCAAAACCAAAGACTGACCCACCAGAGCGTAATGGGGCAGCCGCTGAGGAAGCGGCTACTTCAGACACCAGTGAGCAGTCTGCTGACCTCCTGactggagaaaaacaagaggagagcaAGAGTCAGGGCTGTGTGCAGAAATTCATAGATCTCTCACTTTTCAAACACCGGGGCTTCCTCATTTATCTCGTCGGTAATGTGGtcatgttttttgggtttttcgCGCCAGTTGTCTTTATGGCTCCGTATGCAAAACATCAAGGGGTTGATGAATATTCAGCAGCTTTCTTGCTTTCCATTTTTGCTCTGGTGGACATGTTTGTCAGACCAGCAACTGGCTTCATTGGCAACACCAAGTGGATACGGCCACGGATCCAATACTTTTTCAGTTTTGCAGTTGCATTCAATGGTGTGTGCCACATTTTATGCCCACTGTTACCTGGATATGCGGGTCTGGTTGGGTACGCTGTCATCTTTGGTGTGGCGTTTGGGATGGTTTGTGCACTGCTTTTTGAAGTTCTGATGGACCTTGTTGGAGCTCATCGCTTCTCAAGTGCAGTTGGGCTTGTCACCATTGTCGAGTGTGGACCAGTGCTTCTTGGACCTCCAATGTCAG GAGCTCTGGTTGATATTTTCGGGGACTACAAATACATGTACTATGCGTGCGGAGTGATGATGCTGGTGCCTGGCATATATTTCTTCATCATGCATTACTTCAACTACAAGAAACTGGACGAGGAGCAGCGGCAGAGCGTGGCTGTGGAGATGAGGACTTGTGAAGAGGCAGTACAACTTAAAATGAGCCAGGACGGTAACATAGCACATGAAACAGATGGATGA